A genomic segment from Gossypium hirsutum isolate 1008001.06 chromosome D04, Gossypium_hirsutum_v2.1, whole genome shotgun sequence encodes:
- the LOC121216045 gene encoding cycloartenol synthase, which yields MARQSFRDNRFHKKHSSDLLMRIQFAEEKQSVTNLPQTKLEEFEDVKEEAIMTTLHSALDYYSTIQADDGHWPGDYGGLMFLLPGLNRDGGWGLHIEGPSTMFGTVLNYVSLRLLGEGAEGGERAIEKARRMWCHCRMVHLPMSFLYGKKFVGPITPTILS from the exons ATGGCTCGTCAGAGTTTTCGAGATAACCGTTTCCACAAAAAACACAGTTCTGATCTTCTCATGAGAATTCAG TTTGCGGAGGAGAAACAATCTGTCACTAATTTACCACAAACCAAACTGGAAGAGTTTGAAGATGTCAAGGAAGAGGCTATAATGACAACATTGCACAGTGCCCTTGATTATTATTCAACAATACAAGCAGATGATGGTCATTGGCCAGGAGATTATGGAGGCCTTATGTTTCTACTTCCTGGTTTG AATAGAGATGGTGGTTGGGGTCTTCACATTGAAGGTCCAAGCACCATGTTTGGTACTGTGTTAAATTATGTTAGCTTGAGGCTGCTTGGTGAAGGTGCTGAAGGTGGAGAAAGGGCAATTGAGAAAGCAC GAAGAATGTGGTGTCATTGTCGAATGGTGCATCTTCCAATGTCGTTTTTGTATGGGAAGAAGTTTGTAGGTCCTATCACACCCACAATTCTATCCTAG
- the LOC107899300 gene encoding histone H4, with product MSGRGKGGKGLGKGGAKRHRKVLRDNIQGITKPAIRRLARRGGVKRISGLIYEETRGVLKIFLENVIRDAVTYTEHARRKTVTAMDVVYALKRQGRALYGFGG from the coding sequence ATGTCGGGACGTGGGAAGGGAGGCAAGGGTTTGGGAAAAGGTGGAGCGAAGAGGCATCGGAAAGTTCTCCGGGATAACATTCAAGGCATTACGAAGCCGGCAATCCGGAGGTTGGCTCGTAGAGGTGGCGTGAAGAGAATCAGTGGTTTGATCTACGAGGAGACGCGAGGTGTGCTCAAGATCTTTCTGGAAAATGTGATTCGTGATGCCGTTACGTATACGGAGCACGCTAGGCGCAAGACTGTTACGGCCATGGATGTTGTTTATGCTCTCAAAAGGCAGGGCAGGGCACTATATGGCTTCGGTGGTTAA